One Pseudomonas sp. AN-1 genomic region harbors:
- a CDS encoding COX15/CtaA family protein, protein MATSTRRPGYRLALCATLLALLVVMLGAYTRLTHAGLGCPDWPGCYGFLGVPQSAEQLAHAERHFPDAPVEAEKGWNEMVHRYFAGSLGLLILVLAIQAVRRRDRAGQPLRLPLALLALVLLQAAFGMWTVTLKLWPQVVTAHLLGGFATLGLLFLLTLRLSGALPPLPGVLPRLRALAGLALLAVIGQIALGGWVSSNYAAVACVDLPTCHGQWWPAMDFANGFHLTQHIGPNYLGGQLDSDARTAIHMSHRLGALLVSLLLLALAWQLRRGGLSGLAGLLLLALAAQVSLGLANVLLHLPLAVAVAHNLGGAGLLLVLVLVNYRLRAAAPARQGAGLRLIGRGGDELRRYSRL, encoded by the coding sequence ATGGCGACAAGCACAAGAAGACCGGGTTACCGGCTTGCCCTCTGCGCCACGCTGCTGGCTCTGCTGGTGGTGATGCTCGGCGCCTATACCCGCCTGACCCACGCCGGCCTCGGCTGCCCCGACTGGCCGGGCTGCTACGGCTTCCTCGGCGTGCCGCAGAGCGCCGAACAGCTCGCCCATGCCGAGCGGCATTTCCCGGACGCCCCGGTGGAGGCGGAGAAGGGCTGGAACGAGATGGTCCACCGCTACTTCGCCGGCAGCCTCGGCCTGCTGATCCTCGTCCTCGCGATCCAGGCCGTGCGCCGCCGCGACCGCGCCGGCCAGCCGCTCAGGCTGCCGCTGGCCCTGCTGGCGCTGGTGCTGCTGCAGGCCGCCTTCGGCATGTGGACGGTGACCCTCAAGCTGTGGCCGCAGGTGGTCACCGCCCACCTGCTCGGCGGCTTCGCCACCCTCGGCCTGCTGTTCCTGCTGACTCTGCGCCTGTCCGGCGCGCTGCCGCCGCTGCCCGGCGTGCTGCCGCGCCTGCGCGCGCTGGCGGGACTGGCGCTGCTCGCGGTAATCGGCCAGATCGCCCTCGGCGGCTGGGTGAGCAGCAACTACGCGGCGGTGGCCTGCGTCGACCTGCCCACCTGCCATGGCCAGTGGTGGCCGGCGATGGACTTCGCCAACGGTTTCCACCTGACCCAGCACATCGGCCCCAACTACCTCGGTGGCCAGCTCGACAGCGACGCGCGCACCGCCATCCACATGAGCCATCGCCTCGGCGCCCTGCTGGTCAGCCTGCTGCTGCTGGCCCTGGCCTGGCAGTTGCGCCGTGGTGGTCTGTCCGGGCTGGCCGGCCTGCTGCTGCTGGCGCTGGCCGCCCAGGTCAGCCTGGGCCTGGCCAACGTGCTGCTGCACCTGCCGCTGGCGGTGGCAGTGGCGCACAACCTCGGCGGGGCCGGCCTGCTGCTGGTGCTGGTGCTGGTCAACTACCGGCTGCGCGCGGCGGCGCCGGCCAGGCAGGGGGCCGGCCTGCGCCTGATCGGCCGTGGCGGCGACGAGCTGCGGCGCTATTCGCGCCTGTAG
- a CDS encoding cytochrome c oxidase assembly protein, with amino-acid sequence MSESTDTCRLVRRLLLVVVAMFGFGFALVPLYDVMCQAFGINGKTAGAYTGSQQVDEARTVRVQFLATNAAGMTWRFDPQQDELVVHPGAVNQMLFVAHNPTDHAMTAQAIPSVAPAKAAAFFHKTECFCFTQQVLQPGERIEMPVRFIVDRDLPADVQHLTLGYTLFDITAQKPPLAQRTGD; translated from the coding sequence ATGAGCGAGAGCACCGACACGTGCCGCCTGGTCCGCCGCCTGCTGCTGGTGGTGGTGGCCATGTTCGGCTTCGGCTTCGCCCTGGTGCCGCTGTACGACGTGATGTGCCAGGCCTTCGGCATCAACGGCAAGACCGCCGGCGCCTACACGGGCAGCCAGCAGGTGGACGAGGCGCGCACCGTGCGCGTGCAGTTCCTCGCCACCAACGCCGCCGGGATGACCTGGCGTTTCGACCCGCAGCAGGACGAGCTGGTGGTGCACCCCGGCGCGGTCAACCAGATGCTGTTCGTCGCCCACAACCCGACGGACCATGCGATGACCGCCCAGGCCATCCCCAGCGTGGCGCCGGCCAAGGCGGCGGCGTTCTTCCACAAGACCGAGTGTTTCTGCTTCACCCAGCAGGTGCTGCAGCCGGGCGAGCGCATCGAGATGCCGGTGCGCTTCATCGTCGACCGCGACCTGCCGGCCGACGTGCAGCACCTGACCCTGGGCTACACGCTGTTCGACATCACCGCGCAGAAGCCGCCGCTGGCGCAGCGCACAGGCGACTGA
- a CDS encoding ABC transporter permease → MRPADALRLCLGALRGHRRRSLMLLLAIGIGVLAVTLLTGLAEGARGFVLAEFSLLGRNTLIVLPGRKETTGGVPPLTGLAPRDLTLQDAEAIARLPAVRRVAPLQAGQLEVSAGGRRREALVLGTSREFFAIRQLQVSQGQPLPPLPFAQAEAVCLIGAKLRRELFAERPALGEWLRAGDRRFRVIGLLEERGESLGMDFAELLIIPVASAQALFDREGLFRVFAEVRGPLLLDSGKRQILALLRERHEGEEDVTLISQDSMLAAFDDILGALAMALAGIAAISLLVAGVLIMNVTWIAVSQRTAEIGLLKALGATPRQVHGLFVGEALLLALLGALAGLLLGELLLWIARLLWEVPLRAPLWARLGALLLALATAVLFAWLPAAQAARLPPVQALRPPGAR, encoded by the coding sequence ATGCGTCCGGCCGACGCCCTGCGCCTGTGCCTGGGGGCCCTGCGCGGACATCGCCGGCGCAGCCTGATGCTGCTGCTGGCGATCGGCATCGGCGTGCTGGCGGTCACCCTGCTCACCGGCCTTGCCGAGGGCGCCCGCGGCTTCGTGCTTGCCGAGTTCTCGCTGCTCGGACGCAACACCCTGATCGTCCTGCCCGGGCGCAAGGAGACTACCGGCGGCGTGCCGCCGCTCACCGGCCTGGCGCCGCGCGACCTGACCCTGCAGGACGCCGAGGCCATCGCCCGCCTGCCCGCGGTGCGCCGGGTCGCCCCGCTGCAGGCCGGTCAGCTGGAGGTCAGCGCCGGCGGCCGCCGCCGCGAGGCCCTGGTGCTCGGCACCAGCCGCGAGTTCTTCGCCATCCGCCAGCTGCAGGTCAGCCAGGGACAGCCGCTGCCGCCACTGCCCTTCGCCCAGGCCGAGGCGGTCTGCCTGATCGGTGCCAAGCTGCGTCGCGAGCTGTTCGCCGAGCGCCCGGCGCTGGGCGAGTGGCTGCGTGCCGGCGACCGCCGCTTCCGGGTGATCGGCCTGCTCGAGGAGCGCGGCGAGTCGCTGGGCATGGACTTCGCCGAGCTGCTGATCATCCCGGTGGCCAGCGCCCAGGCGCTGTTCGACCGCGAGGGGCTGTTCCGCGTGTTCGCCGAAGTGCGCGGTCCGCTGCTGCTGGACAGCGGCAAGCGGCAGATCCTCGCGCTGCTCCGCGAACGCCACGAGGGCGAGGAGGACGTCACCCTGATCAGCCAGGACTCGATGCTCGCCGCCTTCGACGACATCCTCGGCGCCCTGGCCATGGCCCTGGCCGGCATCGCCGCGATCAGCCTGCTGGTGGCCGGCGTGCTGATCATGAACGTCACCTGGATCGCGGTCAGCCAGCGCACCGCCGAGATCGGCCTGCTCAAGGCCCTCGGTGCCACGCCGCGGCAGGTGCACGGCCTGTTCGTCGGCGAGGCGCTGCTGCTCGCCCTGCTCGGCGCGCTGGCCGGGTTGCTGCTCGGCGAGCTGCTGCTGTGGATCGCGCGTCTGCTCTGGGAGGTCCCGCTGCGCGCGCCGCTGTGGGCGCGGCTCGGTGCGCTGCTGCTGGCCCTGGCCACCGCCGTGCTGTTCGCCTGGCTGCCGGCGGCGCAGGCGGCGCGCCTGCCGCCGGTGCAGGCGCTGCGCCCGCCGGGAGCGCGCTGA
- a CDS encoding cytochrome c oxidase subunit 3 has product MASHEQYYVPEQSKWPIIASIGLLVTVVGLGTWFNDLKAARADSAGPLIFFVGALLLAYMLFGWFGNVIHESRSGLYSGQMDRSFRWGMRWFIFSEVMFFAAFFGALFYLRVFVGPWLDGAGDKGVSAMLWPDFQFSWPLLDNPDPKAYPPPQGIIDPWHLPLINTVLLVTSSFTLTFAHHALRHDRRTALKAWLALTVLLGAAFLVLQAEEYVHAYTELDLTLASGVYGATFFMLTGFHGAHVTIGALMLLVMLIRILRGHFAPDQHFGFEAASWYWHFVDVVWVGLFVFVYVL; this is encoded by the coding sequence ATGGCCAGCCACGAGCAGTACTACGTCCCCGAGCAGAGCAAGTGGCCGATCATCGCCAGCATCGGCCTGCTGGTGACGGTGGTCGGCCTGGGCACCTGGTTCAACGACCTCAAGGCGGCGCGCGCCGACTCGGCCGGCCCGCTGATCTTCTTCGTCGGCGCGCTGCTGCTGGCGTACATGCTGTTCGGCTGGTTCGGCAACGTCATCCACGAGAGCCGCAGCGGGCTGTACAGCGGACAGATGGACCGCTCGTTCCGCTGGGGCATGCGCTGGTTCATCTTCTCCGAGGTGATGTTCTTCGCCGCCTTCTTCGGCGCGCTGTTCTACCTGCGGGTGTTCGTCGGCCCCTGGCTGGACGGCGCGGGTGACAAGGGCGTCAGCGCCATGCTCTGGCCGGACTTCCAGTTCAGCTGGCCGCTGCTCGACAACCCCGACCCCAAGGCCTATCCGCCGCCGCAGGGGATCATCGACCCCTGGCACCTGCCGCTGATCAACACCGTGCTGCTGGTGACCTCCAGCTTCACCCTGACCTTCGCCCACCACGCCCTGCGCCACGACAGGCGCACCGCGCTCAAGGCCTGGCTGGCGCTGACCGTGCTGCTCGGCGCCGCCTTCCTGGTGCTGCAGGCCGAGGAATACGTGCACGCCTACACCGAGCTGGACCTGACCCTGGCCTCCGGCGTCTACGGCGCCACCTTCTTCATGCTCACCGGCTTCCACGGCGCCCACGTCACCATAGGCGCGCTGATGCTGCTGGTGATGCTGATCCGCATCCTGCGCGGGCATTTCGCCCCGGATCAGCACTTCGGCTTCGAGGCGGCCAGCTGGTACTGGCACTTCGTCGATGTGGTGTGGGTCGGCCTGTTCGTCTTCGTCTACGTGCTGTGA
- a CDS encoding ABC transporter permease subunit: protein MKRFSFSGCMLIAGMLFIYLPMLILVIYSFNASRLVTVWGGWSLHWYAGLLDNRQLMSAVGRSLEIACYTAIAATALGTLAAFVLTRIPRFRGRTLFGGMVTAPLVMPEVITGLSLLLLFVAMGQLIGWPAERGLLTIWIAHTTFCTAYVAIVVSSRLRELDLSIEEAAMDLGARPWKVFFLITIPMIAPSLAAGAMMSFALSLDDLVLASFVSGPGATTLPMEIFSAVRLGVKPEINAVASLILLVVSLFTFLAWYFTRRAEERRKRAILQAMEETVKGS from the coding sequence ATGAAGCGCTTCAGCTTCTCCGGCTGCATGCTGATCGCCGGCATGCTGTTCATCTACCTGCCGATGCTGATCCTGGTGATCTACTCGTTCAACGCCTCGCGCCTGGTGACGGTATGGGGCGGCTGGTCGCTGCACTGGTACGCCGGGCTGCTCGACAACCGCCAGCTGATGAGCGCGGTGGGCCGTTCGCTGGAGATCGCCTGCTACACGGCGATCGCCGCCACCGCGCTGGGCACCCTGGCCGCCTTCGTGCTCACCCGCATCCCGCGCTTCCGCGGCCGCACCCTGTTCGGCGGCATGGTCACCGCGCCGCTGGTGATGCCCGAGGTGATCACCGGCCTGTCGCTGCTGCTGCTGTTCGTGGCCATGGGCCAGCTGATCGGCTGGCCCGCCGAGCGCGGCCTGCTGACCATCTGGATCGCCCACACCACCTTCTGCACCGCCTACGTGGCCATCGTGGTGTCCTCGCGCCTGCGCGAGCTGGATCTGTCGATCGAGGAGGCGGCCATGGATCTCGGTGCGCGGCCATGGAAGGTGTTCTTCCTGATCACCATCCCGATGATCGCGCCGTCGCTGGCGGCCGGGGCGATGATGTCCTTCGCCCTGTCGCTGGACGACCTGGTGCTGGCCAGCTTCGTCTCCGGTCCCGGCGCCACCACCCTGCCGATGGAGATCTTCTCCGCCGTGCGCCTGGGAGTGAAGCCGGAGATCAACGCGGTGGCCAGCCTGATCCTGCTGGTGGTGTCGCTGTTCACCTTCCTCGCCTGGTACTTCACCCGCCGCGCCGAGGAGCGCCGCAAGCGCGCCATCCTGCAGGCCATGGAGGAGACGGTGAAGGGCAGCTGA
- a CDS encoding ABC transporter permease produces the protein MRWQDGLQLTGSALTSRPLRSLLTMLGVAIGIAAVALLTAIGEGLRHYVLDNFSQFGTRIIAIHPGRTQTGGFGGLLASIRPLSVADAEALRRLPQVEAVVPVIQGSGDIQAGARKRSSDVIGGGHQLAEAWRFHVALGQFLPAPRDGRSPPVTVLGHKLRVELFGSANPLGEALRIGGTRFRVVGVMAEKGQLLGFDLDDVAYIPVDWAETLFNREGLMEISVVYGPGTSAAHLAGGIRRLLVERHGVEDFSLTTQDDMLASLDRILAILSAAVVALGGISLLVGAVGILTIMTTAVGERTAEIGLLRALGASPRQVLGLFLAEATLLALAGGLLGLLLMTLLLGALQLGMSGLPLRPQPLLLLAALLLAALIGTAAGLAPARQAARLHPVDALRSE, from the coding sequence ATGCGTTGGCAGGACGGCCTGCAACTGACCGGCTCGGCGCTGACCAGCCGGCCGCTGCGCAGCCTGCTGACGATGCTCGGCGTGGCCATCGGCATCGCCGCGGTGGCGCTGCTCACCGCCATCGGCGAGGGCCTGCGCCACTACGTGCTGGACAACTTCTCGCAGTTCGGCACGCGGATCATCGCCATCCATCCAGGCCGTACCCAGACCGGCGGTTTCGGCGGCCTGCTGGCCAGCATCCGTCCGCTGTCGGTGGCCGACGCCGAGGCGCTGCGCCGTCTGCCGCAGGTCGAGGCGGTGGTGCCGGTGATCCAGGGCAGCGGCGACATCCAGGCCGGTGCGCGCAAGCGCAGCAGCGACGTCATCGGCGGCGGCCACCAACTGGCCGAGGCCTGGCGCTTCCACGTCGCCCTCGGCCAGTTCCTGCCGGCGCCGCGCGACGGGCGCTCGCCGCCGGTCACCGTGCTCGGCCACAAGCTGCGCGTCGAGCTGTTCGGCAGCGCCAATCCGCTGGGCGAGGCGCTGCGCATCGGCGGCACGCGCTTCCGGGTGGTCGGGGTGATGGCGGAGAAGGGCCAACTGCTCGGCTTCGACCTCGACGATGTCGCCTACATCCCGGTGGACTGGGCCGAGACGCTGTTCAACCGCGAGGGGCTGATGGAGATCAGCGTGGTGTATGGTCCCGGCACCAGTGCCGCGCACCTGGCCGGCGGCATCCGCCGGCTGCTGGTCGAGCGCCACGGCGTCGAGGACTTCAGCCTGACCACCCAGGACGACATGCTCGCCAGCCTCGACCGCATCCTCGCCATCCTCAGCGCGGCGGTGGTGGCGCTGGGTGGCATCTCGCTGCTGGTCGGCGCGGTCGGCATCCTCACCATCATGACCACCGCGGTGGGCGAGCGCACCGCCGAGATCGGCCTGCTGCGCGCCCTCGGCGCCAGTCCGCGCCAGGTGCTCGGCCTGTTCCTCGCCGAGGCCACCCTGCTGGCGCTGGCCGGCGGCCTGCTCGGTCTGCTGCTGATGACTCTGCTGCTCGGTGCCTTGCAACTGGGCATGTCCGGACTGCCGCTGCGCCCGCAGCCGCTGCTGCTCCTTGCGGCCCTGCTGCTGGCGGCGCTGATCGGCACTGCTGCCGGCCTGGCGCCGGCGCGCCAGGCCGCGCGCCTGCATCCGGTGGACGCCCTGCGCAGCGAGTGA
- the cyoE gene encoding heme o synthase → MSALVQQRQARAGWRDYLELTKPKVVVLMLITALVGMFLATDGGVPWSVLLFGNLGIGLCAGAAAAVNHVVDRRIDAVMARTRLRPLVAGRVSPAAALAFALALALAGQALLLLFTNALTAWLTLASLLGYAAIYTGFLKRATPQNIVIGGLAGAAPPMLGWTAVTGRLDAEALLLVLIIFAWTPPHFWALAIHRKDDYARAEIPMLPVTHGERYTKLHILLYTLILFAVSLLPFVIHMSGPLYLAGAVLLGARFLDWAWALYRDSRPQAAIRTFKYSITYLFALFIVLLVDHYLPALSL, encoded by the coding sequence ATGAGCGCACTGGTGCAGCAACGTCAGGCCCGCGCCGGCTGGCGCGACTATCTGGAGCTGACCAAACCCAAGGTGGTGGTGCTGATGCTGATCACCGCGCTGGTCGGCATGTTCCTCGCCACCGACGGCGGCGTGCCCTGGAGCGTGCTGTTGTTCGGCAACCTCGGCATCGGCCTGTGCGCCGGCGCGGCGGCGGCGGTCAACCACGTGGTCGACCGGCGCATCGACGCGGTGATGGCGCGCACCCGCCTGCGTCCGCTGGTGGCCGGGCGGGTCTCGCCGGCGGCGGCGCTGGCCTTCGCCCTGGCCCTGGCGCTGGCCGGGCAGGCCCTGCTGCTGCTCTTCACCAACGCGCTGACCGCCTGGCTGACGCTGGCCTCGCTGCTCGGTTATGCGGCGATCTACACCGGCTTCCTCAAGCGCGCCACGCCGCAGAACATCGTCATCGGCGGCCTGGCCGGCGCGGCGCCGCCGATGCTCGGCTGGACCGCGGTGACCGGCCGGCTGGACGCCGAGGCGCTGCTGCTGGTGCTGATCATCTTCGCCTGGACCCCGCCGCACTTCTGGGCGCTGGCCATCCACCGCAAGGACGACTACGCCAGGGCGGAGATCCCCATGCTGCCGGTGACCCACGGCGAGCGCTACACCAAGCTGCACATCCTGCTGTACACCCTGATCCTGTTCGCCGTCAGCCTGCTGCCCTTCGTCATCCACATGAGCGGGCCGCTGTACCTGGCCGGCGCGGTGCTGCTCGGCGCGCGCTTCCTCGACTGGGCCTGGGCGCTGTACCGTGACAGCCGACCGCAGGCCGCGATCCGGACCTTCAAGTACTCTATTACCTACCTGTTCGCCCTGTTCATCGTGCTGCTGGTGGATCACTATCTGCCGGCACTTTCGCTCTAG
- a CDS encoding SCO family protein yields the protein MTRIHKTVLFLVAAIALVLGLTVSKVLNAPSQLDAAALADAGIILLPQSRALPALSLTDENGQPQALDQLKGRWTLLFFGYTFCPDICPTTLAELRQLKSQLAPEALARLQVTMVSIDPHRDTPAQLKQYLGYYNAGYTGLTGELAQIQQLANAVSIPFIPGDTTRQHYTVDHSGNLALIGPDGRQRGFIRAPLNPAKLALQLPQLLSQE from the coding sequence ATGACCCGCATCCACAAGACCGTCCTGTTCCTCGTCGCCGCCATCGCCCTGGTGCTCGGCCTCACCGTCAGCAAGGTGCTCAACGCGCCGTCGCAGCTCGATGCGGCGGCGCTGGCCGACGCCGGCATCATCCTGCTGCCGCAGAGCCGCGCCCTGCCGGCGCTGAGCCTCACCGACGAGAACGGCCAGCCGCAGGCGCTCGACCAGCTCAAGGGGCGCTGGACCCTGCTGTTCTTCGGCTACACCTTCTGCCCGGACATCTGCCCGACCACCCTGGCCGAGCTGCGCCAGCTCAAGAGCCAGCTGGCGCCGGAGGCGCTGGCGCGCCTGCAGGTGACCATGGTCAGCATCGATCCGCACCGCGACACCCCGGCCCAGCTCAAGCAGTACCTCGGCTACTACAACGCCGGCTACACCGGCCTGACCGGCGAGCTGGCGCAGATCCAGCAGCTGGCCAACGCGGTGAGCATCCCCTTCATTCCCGGCGACACCACCAGGCAGCACTACACCGTCGACCACAGCGGCAACCTGGCGCTGATCGGCCCCGACGGCCGCCAGCGCGGCTTCATCCGCGCGCCGCTGAATCCGGCCAAGCTGGCGCTGCAGCTGCCGCAGCTGCTCTCGCAGGAGTGA
- the ctaD gene encoding cytochrome c oxidase subunit I — protein MSAVIDTHAHGHAHGPARGLMRWVLTTNHKDIGTMYLVFSFAMFLFGGSMAMVIRAELFQPGLQIVQPEFFNQMTTMHGLIMVFGAVMPAFVGLANWMIPLMIGAPDMALPRMNNFSFWLLPAAFGLLASTLFMEGGGPNFGWTFYAPLSTTYAPESVTFFIFAVHLMGISSIMGAINVIATVLNLRAPGLTLMQMPLFVWTWLITAFLLIAVMPVLAGVVTMMLMDIHFGTSFFSAAGGGDPVLFQHVFWFFGHPEVYIMILPAFGAVSAIIPTFSRKPLFGYTSMVYATGAIAFLSFIVWAHHMFTVGIPLTGELFFMYATMLIAVPTGVKVFNWVSTMWRGSLTFEAPMLFAVAFVILFTIGGFSGLMLAIAPADFQYHDTYFVVAHFHYVLVPGAIFGIFASTYYWLPKWTGHMYDETLARLHFWLSFVGMNLAFFPMHFVGLAGMPRRIPDYNLMFANFNMVSSVGAFLFGATQLLFLFIVVKCVRGGPKAADKPWDGAHGLEWTVPSPAPYHTFQTPPEVDERSRLH, from the coding sequence ATGAGCGCAGTGATCGACACGCACGCCCACGGTCATGCCCACGGCCCGGCCCGGGGCCTGATGCGCTGGGTGCTGACCACCAACCACAAGGACATCGGCACCATGTACCTGGTGTTCAGCTTCGCCATGTTCCTGTTCGGCGGCAGCATGGCGATGGTGATCCGCGCCGAGCTGTTCCAGCCCGGCCTGCAGATCGTCCAGCCGGAGTTCTTCAACCAGATGACCACCATGCACGGCCTGATCATGGTGTTCGGCGCGGTGATGCCGGCCTTCGTCGGCCTGGCCAACTGGATGATCCCGCTGATGATCGGCGCGCCGGACATGGCCCTGCCGCGGATGAACAACTTCAGCTTCTGGTTGCTGCCGGCGGCCTTCGGCCTGCTCGCCAGCACCCTGTTCATGGAAGGGGGCGGCCCCAACTTCGGCTGGACCTTCTACGCGCCGCTGTCGACCACCTACGCGCCGGAGAGCGTCACCTTCTTCATCTTCGCCGTGCACCTGATGGGCATCAGCTCGATCATGGGCGCGATCAACGTCATCGCCACCGTGCTCAACCTGCGCGCGCCGGGGCTGACCCTGATGCAGATGCCGCTGTTCGTGTGGACCTGGCTGATCACCGCCTTCCTGCTGATCGCGGTGATGCCGGTGCTGGCCGGCGTGGTGACCATGATGCTGATGGACATCCACTTCGGCACCAGCTTCTTCAGCGCCGCCGGCGGCGGCGACCCGGTGCTGTTCCAGCACGTGTTCTGGTTCTTCGGCCACCCCGAGGTGTACATCATGATCCTGCCCGCGTTCGGCGCGGTCAGCGCGATCATCCCCACCTTCAGCCGCAAGCCGCTGTTCGGCTACACCTCGATGGTCTACGCCACCGGCGCCATCGCCTTCCTGTCGTTCATCGTCTGGGCGCACCACATGTTCACCGTGGGCATCCCGCTGACCGGCGAGCTGTTCTTCATGTACGCCACCATGCTGATCGCCGTGCCCACCGGGGTGAAGGTGTTCAACTGGGTGAGCACCATGTGGCGCGGCTCGCTGACCTTCGAGGCGCCGATGCTGTTCGCCGTGGCCTTCGTCATCCTGTTCACCATCGGCGGCTTCTCCGGGCTGATGCTGGCCATCGCCCCGGCCGACTTCCAGTACCACGACACCTACTTCGTGGTGGCGCACTTCCACTACGTGCTGGTGCCGGGAGCGATCTTCGGCATCTTCGCCTCCACCTACTACTGGTTGCCGAAGTGGACCGGGCACATGTACGACGAGACCCTGGCCAGGCTGCATTTCTGGCTGTCCTTCGTCGGCATGAACCTGGCCTTCTTCCCCATGCACTTCGTCGGCCTGGCCGGCATGCCGCGGCGCATCCCCGACTACAACCTGATGTTCGCCAACTTCAACATGGTCTCCAGCGTCGGCGCCTTCCTGTTCGGCGCCACCCAGCTGCTGTTCCTGTTCATCGTCGTCAAGTGCGTGCGCGGCGGGCCGAAGGCGGCCGACAAGCCCTGGGACGGCGCCCACGGCCTGGAGTGGACGGTGCCCTCGCCGGCGCCCTACCACACCTTCCAGACTCCGCCGGAAGTCGACGAGCGCAGCCGGCTGCACTGA
- a CDS encoding SURF1 family protein — MSVAAVPPRDRRFRPGLLPTLVVAALLPLLLGLGCWQLQRAGEKRELLAEQAARSQAPAADLVELAALDDPAFRRVRLVGTFDAGHSLLLDNRQRGGRVGVELLQPFLDRPSGRWVLVNRGWLPWPQRAALPAFDTPVGELSLEASVYRPPGSAFLLGDGAPGEGWPRLVNVVEAPALWGELERDGLADELRLEPGPASYVGDWPVVASGPEKHLGYAVQWFALAATLLGMYLWFGVKQAREVRDGLHSDA, encoded by the coding sequence GTGTCGGTTGCCGCCGTCCCGCCGCGGGACCGGCGTTTCCGCCCGGGCCTGCTGCCGACCCTGGTGGTCGCGGCCCTGCTGCCGCTGCTGCTCGGCCTCGGCTGCTGGCAGCTGCAGCGCGCCGGAGAGAAGCGCGAGCTGCTCGCCGAGCAGGCCGCGCGCAGCCAGGCACCGGCCGCGGATCTGGTCGAGCTGGCGGCGCTGGACGATCCGGCCTTCCGCCGCGTGCGCCTGGTCGGCACCTTCGATGCCGGGCACAGCCTGCTGCTGGACAACCGCCAGCGTGGCGGACGGGTCGGTGTCGAGCTGCTGCAGCCGTTTCTCGACCGCCCGAGCGGGCGCTGGGTGCTGGTCAACCGCGGCTGGCTGCCCTGGCCGCAGCGGGCGGCGCTGCCGGCGTTCGACACCCCGGTCGGCGAGCTGAGCCTGGAGGCCAGCGTCTATCGGCCGCCCGGCAGCGCCTTCCTGCTCGGCGACGGCGCCCCGGGCGAGGGCTGGCCGCGGCTGGTCAACGTGGTCGAGGCTCCGGCGCTGTGGGGCGAGCTGGAGCGCGACGGGCTGGCCGACGAATTGCGCCTCGAGCCCGGCCCGGCCAGCTACGTCGGCGACTGGCCGGTGGTGGCTTCGGGGCCGGAGAAACATCTGGGCTATGCGGTGCAGTGGTTCGCCCTGGCGGCGACCCTGCTCGGCATGTACCTGTGGTTCGGCGTGAAACAGGCACGGGAGGTGCGCGATGGGCTCCACTCTGACGCTTGA
- the coxB gene encoding cytochrome c oxidase subunit II: MLRHSHFWLGAMLGLASLPAQAEWAVNMGRGATEVSRSVFDLHMTIFWICVVIGVVVFGAMFWSMLMHRRSRGQQPAQFHEHTWVEILWTVVPFVILVLMAVPATRTLIAIYDHSEPDLDIQITGYQWKWHYKYLGQDVEFFSNLATPRAQIDNRAAKDAHYLLEVDQPLVVPVGAKVRFLVTAADVIHSWWVPALAVKKDAIPGFVNEAWTRIEQPGLYRGQCTELCGKDHGFMPVVVEAKSREDFDRWLAERKAAALAEKELTGKEWTLEELMARGEQAYQTACAACHQPTGAGMPPVFPALKGSAIATGPKEGHIAIVVGGKPGTAMAAFGKQLSDVDLAAIITYERNAWGNSTGDMVTPQEIAAFKQAKE; this comes from the coding sequence ATGTTGCGACATTCGCATTTCTGGCTGGGGGCCATGCTCGGGCTGGCATCGCTGCCGGCGCAGGCCGAGTGGGCGGTGAACATGGGCCGGGGCGCCACCGAGGTCAGCCGCTCGGTATTCGACCTGCACATGACCATCTTCTGGATCTGCGTGGTCATCGGCGTGGTGGTGTTCGGCGCGATGTTCTGGTCGATGCTCATGCACCGGCGCAGCCGCGGCCAGCAGCCGGCGCAGTTCCACGAGCATACCTGGGTGGAAATCCTCTGGACCGTGGTGCCCTTCGTCATCCTGGTGCTGATGGCGGTGCCGGCCACCCGCACGCTGATCGCCATCTACGACCATTCCGAACCCGACCTGGACATCCAGATCACCGGCTACCAGTGGAAGTGGCACTACAAGTACCTGGGCCAGGACGTCGAGTTCTTCAGCAACCTCGCCACCCCGCGCGCGCAGATCGACAACCGGGCGGCCAAGGACGCGCACTACCTGCTGGAGGTCGACCAGCCGCTGGTGGTGCCGGTCGGCGCCAAGGTGCGTTTCCTGGTCACTGCCGCCGACGTGATCCACTCCTGGTGGGTGCCGGCGCTGGCGGTGAAGAAGGACGCCATCCCCGGCTTCGTCAACGAGGCGTGGACGCGCATCGAGCAGCCCGGCCTGTACCGCGGCCAGTGCACCGAGCTGTGCGGCAAGGACCACGGTTTCATGCCGGTGGTGGTGGAGGCGAAGAGTCGCGAGGACTTCGACCGCTGGCTGGCCGAACGCAAGGCCGCGGCGCTGGCGGAGAAGGAACTGACCGGCAAGGAATGGACCCTGGAAGAGCTGATGGCGCGCGGCGAGCAGGCCTACCAGACCGCCTGCGCCGCCTGTCACCAGCCCACCGGCGCCGGCATGCCGCCGGTGTTCCCGGCCCTCAAGGGCTCGGCCATCGCCACCGGGCCGAAGGAAGGCCACATCGCCATCGTGGTCGGCGGCAAGCCGGGCACCGCCATGGCGGCCTTCGGCAAGCAGCTCTCCGACGTCGATCTGGCGGCGATCATCACCTACGAGCGCAATGCCTGGGGCAACAGCACCGGTGACATGGTCACGCCGCAGGAGATCGCGGCGTTCAAGCAGGCGAAGGAGTGA